The Elusimicrobiota bacterium genome includes the window GATACTTGCATTTATTGGCACACTTGCAGTAAGCAAATACTTGCAAGGAAAAGAGTTAGACGAATAAAAAGGCAGGTTAAAGGTAAAAATAAAAGGTTAAAATTAAAGGTATAAACTAAAATTCAGAAATTTTAACCTTTAACCTTAAACCTTTAACTTGATTTTATTGTGGTTGAAATAATAATTGTGATTGGTTCACTGATAGTTCTGATTGGCTGTATTGGATTTGTTCGGTTCACTGATTTTCATACTCGTGCACAGATTGTTGCAAAATCAGTCCCGTTTGGCATATCTATTATTCTGTTGGGTGTATTTGTATATCTTGGGTTTGATGAAATGGGAATAAGAGCACTAATTGCAATTCTGCTACTTTTATTCCTTGTGCCAATAATCAGTTATGCAATATCAACGGCAATTAAAAATGTAAAATGTAAAATGTAAAATGAGATACCCAAAATTACGAGAGTTAAAAGAAGCAATCAAGGCGTTAATCAAAGGACCTTATACTACAAAGTTCCCGTTTGAACCGCACACGCCATTTCCGCGCTTTCGCGGGAAGCCGGTTCCTGATGAGAAAAATTGTATCGGCTGCGGTGCCTGTGCAGAGGTCTGTCCAACTCGTGCAATAGAAGTTATTGACCCTGATATTACACTCACCCGCTCACCCACTCACCTGCTCACCC containing:
- a CDS encoding monovalent cation/H(+) antiporter subunit G, encoding MVEIIIVIGSLIVLIGCIGFVRFTDFHTRAQIVAKSVPFGISIILLGVFVYLGFDEMGIRALIAILLLLFLVPIISYAISTAIKNVKCKM
- a CDS encoding 4Fe-4S binding protein; protein product: MRYPKLRELKEAIKALIKGPYTTKFPFEPHTPFPRFRGKPVPDEKNCIGCGACAEVCPTRAIEVIDPDITLTRSPTHLLT